In Phycisphaerales bacterium, the sequence CGAGTTCGCGCCGGAGTTTGCGGCCTCCACCACCAGCGACTTGATCGAGTTCAGGAGGTCGTTGACCTCGGTGAGCGCCGCCTCGGTCGTCGAGATGACCGACCCGGCTCGCTCGCTGTTCTTGATCCCCTGGTTGACGCCCTGGATGTTCGATCGCAGGCGTTCGGAGATGATGAGCCCCGCGGGATCGTCGCTTCCGCGATTGATCCGCAGGCCCGTGCTCAGGCGTTCGAGCCTGAGATTCAACTCATTCTGCGTCTTGTCGAAGTTCGACTGCGCGATGACGCTCGCGATGTTCGTGTTGATGCGTGCCATGGCAATCCTCCGTGATCGCGCTCCGTTCGTCCGTACCTTCCGTTCGCGTGGACGCTTGTGTACCTCGGTTCAGCACCCCGCCTTAGGCCCCCGTGGCCTGCGACGGCGGACGGGACGACCCGCCCTCCTCCACACTCGGCCTCACCCCGGACGTGCCCGCCGTCAGGCGCGACGCGCGCCCGACGCGGTTCCGCAGCGGCCCGGGCGAGATCGCGCCCGAGATCGCCCCGAGCGACCCGCTCAGGCGCGAGGCCTGCTCGTTCTCCGTCCGGATCGCCTGGTACACCTCCTTGCGGTGCACCGCGATCCGCGTTGGCGCGGTGATCCCGAGCCGTACCTTGTCTCCCCGAATGTCCACGACCGTGATCTCGATCTCGTCGCCGATCATGATCGTCTCGTCACGCTGTCTGGATAGCACCAGCATGGATCCGCTCCTTGAATCCCGTGTCGTCGGCCGGACCGGCCCGTAGAACCGCGTAGCACGCCGTAGCGCAAGGCGAGGATTCCGTTCCCGCCCGCAAGGTCTCTCTCGTCGATCCCAGACTCAGGCCGACATCGCCCGAGCCGCCGCGCCCACACGCATGAGCGAGTGCCGCGTCGTCCAACGCTTCTCCGCGAGCACCATCTGCTCGCCCGACTTGCTGATCGTGTTGATCACCAGGGGGCCTTGCAGGTTGCCCGTCAACGTCTGATCCACCTTGTTCACAATCACAAAGACCTGCGCGTCCTCCAGACGCTCAAGCCCCAGTTCCGACATCTGCTCCGGGCGGATCGGCACCGAGTACTCGGGCACGAACAGGCTCGGATCCGTCACGACAAACGCCAGCGCCGGATCGTCCACCGACTGCAGCCAGAAGAAGCACGTGTCCTCCCCCGGCTCAAGCAGACAGAACCGGCGCCGATCCGAGAACCCAAGAAGCCCCTTGGGGAACTGGATCACGCGATCCTCCGCGATCTCGATCGTCCCGAAACGCGTTGTCCGAACCTCCATAGTCCTGCTCCGCATATCTCGGCCCGCTTCCAAGCGTCCAAAGGACCGATCCCGCGGTGGGATCGGGCGACGTCCTGTCTCGCCGAAAGGCTCAGGCCGATGAGCCTTCGGGCGTATTCCGCCTGGCGAGGGTCTCCCCTTCGCCGGCATCGCTACCTCAGGAAGTCCAGCAGCGTCAACTGCTGTCCCTGAGCCGTCACCCGCAGCGACGCTTCCAACTGCGTCTGCAGCAGGCTGAACCTCGTGGCCGCGGCGGCAAAGTCCACGTCACGAAGGTCGCTTCGGATCGACTCGTCGATCACCGCGCGATCCGATTCGCGCGACGCTGCCGATTCAACCCGTTGGGCATACCCCCCCACGAGTCCCCGCGTCTCCGCGAGGCGCGAGAGGGTCTGCTCGATGTTCTCTCCCGCAAGTGTGATGCCAGCCGTGTCCGAATCGTTCAGGGCGTCGCGAAGGTCGATCAGATGCGTGAAAAGGCTGTTCACCCGCACCTTCGCCGTGTCCGACCCGAGCAATCGCCCGGTCGCGGGGTCGTAGGTGGTGTCCATCAACCCCAGTTGCGACGCCGCGGGTGAGTTGTTCTTGTCCGTGACCAGAATCGCCCCTGGGAATGTGGGGTTCTGGAAGAGGAGCAGTCCGTTCGTCGTCGAGGTCAGCCCGATCTGCAAGGACGTCGCCGGGAGTCCCGCGGCGGTGAGCGCCGTCGAGATTTCGGAGCGGATCCGGGTTATCACCGTGTCCACGGTCGCCATGTCTTCGGGCCGGAGGTCCACGTCGATTGTCGTTCCCGCGGCATCGCCCAGCGTGATCGTGAAATCGATGTCACGCCCGGGGTCGGCAAGGCCCGTGGTCGGGTCCACGTTCCCGTCGACAATCTTGACGCCTCGGCCATCGTTGAAGTCCGCGATCCGCGTGTCACCCGAGAACGAACGAATACCTAACCGTGTGGCGGTCAGATTGGATCCGGCAACCTCCTCGATCGACATCGCCTGGTCCCGCGATCCGGCTGTCTCGTTGAGCACGTCGATCCCGGTACCCTCGGCATTGATCACGACCCGGATACCCATCCCCGAACTCTCGATCGCCGCCCGGATGTCTTCGAGTGTCGAGGCCGTGGAGAGATCCACCACCGCTGACTGTCCGAGGTTGTTGATCCGGATGGATCCGAGGGCGCCCGTTACGCCCTGGAGCGCGCCGATCGGCGTCCGCCAGGTCAAGTTCGGGCGGAGGTCGGGCGTGAACTCCTGAGATGGGTTGAGTGCCTGCGCTGGAACTCGACGTAACCCAAGGTCCAATCCCGACGTCCCTGAGGCGAGATCAAAGAACTCCAGCGTTCCTCCAGAACCACCGGTCAGATGGAACTGCAGTCCGTCGTTGGAGTAGGAGATCCCTCCGGGGCCGAGCACGGTCAGCCCACTGTCGGCCTCATATTGATTGATCGCTCCTGAGAGTCGCTGCACGACGTCGCCAATCGTGTCCGCGCCAGCGAGATCGACCTGCACGCGAGGCCCTGAGTTGAAGGAGAACTCCACGGTGCCGAGCGAGATCCCCGCGCCTCGCGCGCCGCCGAAGTCGGCAAGGCGCGTGTCGGCCGTGGGCCTCGGATTCAGATCGACCGACCCCTTGACGCGAGCCGCGGTCGCCGTGATCGGGTTCCCCGAACCGAGCGTGATGGGGACATTCCCCGCCGAGACGGTGTCGGTCACGAGCCCCGGGCCGTCGCCGATGTACCGATACCCGCCGCCGAAGGTCGCGATGGGTTGGCGTGAGGTGATCGAGCCGCCGAAGAGATACCCCGCCGGGCCCTGTCGCTGAGTCGTGTTCATCAGGCTCTCGAGGAGTTGGTCCACGATGACCGCCTGCTGGCGTCGCTGCTCGGGATCCGAGAGGACCGACAACTCCGTGCTCGCGATCGAGCGTGCGTCCAGGGCGATCGTGTTCGCCTCATCCAGCGCCGAGTCCAACACGTTCAGATTCGAGGTGGCGTGCTGGAGATTCCGCTGGGACTGCTCCGAGCGCATGAGCCGCTCGTTGAGGACGCCGATCGTCGCCGCCTTCACGGGATCATCGCTGGGCTTGGTGATCGCCACGCCCGACGACAACTGTTGCTGAGTCTTGAAATACTCGAGGTTCGTGCGCCCCAGGTTCCCCAGCGCCAGGCGGGACCACAGCAGGTTCGGCACTCGTGAGATGTTTCCCGGTAGGATCGTCATGCCCATCTCCTAGACGAGGTTGATGAGTTGCTGCGTCAACTCGTCCACGATGCTGATCAGTTTCGCCGAGCCCTGGTAGAGCCGCTGGTAGTTGATGAGGTCGATCGATTCCTCGTCGATGCTGACGCCGCTGAACGAGTCGCGCTGTGCCATCAGGCTCTCGCGCACCAGGCCCGCGGCGTTCGCGCGCGTCTGCGCCCCCGCCGCCTTCACGCCCAGCGCCTCGCCCGTCGATCGCCACGACTCGCTGATGCTCTGCCCGCCCAAGGACACGAACGTCTGGTCCTGCAACTGGGCGATCTTGAGCGACGTGCCGTTCTCGATGAACGCGCCATCGACGATGCGGCCGAGCGTCAGCCGGCTCGGATCGCTCACGAGATCCGACCGCACTCCGATCGACGCGGCGTCCGTTCCATTGAAGTACGAGTTCAACCCCAGCATCGCCACCACGTCCGACGAGTCCTCGCTGAACGAGAAATCGAACCCGTCCTGGGCCTGCACGCTGAGCCGACCCTCGGGCGTGATCGTCGCGGTCAGCCCGCTCACACCGCTGAGCGCCGTACGGATGTCCTCGACCGAGGTGTCGTCATCGAACCCCGGCGTTCCCGCGTTGGTGACGCCATCGAGATCGATGCTCACCCGCACCGTCTGCGTCGTGTTCGTCGAGAGGTTCCGCACGACCACATCAAATCCACCGCTCTTGGCGCCATAAGGCAGCGCCGCCGCCGACACGTTGTTCGGGTCATTGAGCGCCATCGCCTGCTCGGCGAGCGTCATCCCGAAGGTGCTCGTCGCCCCGGTGATTCCCGCGAGGTTTCGGCCCGTGCCGTGCAGGCGGTTGACCTGGAAGATCAGTTGCCCCGCGACCTGGTCGAGTTGCCCGAGGATGCGATCGACCTCCTCGGAGCGTCCCGAGAGCATCCCGCCGATGATCCCCGAGGAGATCTGGATCGAACTCGCATCGTCGCGCGTCGAGATCGACAGTTCCGTCGAGCCGTCAACCGTCACGCGCTTGAGTTGCAGCCCGCGCGACGTCCCACCCAGGACCACCGGCGTCGAGCCCACGAGCACGTCGTACCCCTGCGTCCCGTGGTCCACCACGGCCACGTCCATGTACTCGCTCAGTTGCGTGACCGCCTCGTCGCGCTGGTCGCGCAGCGAGTTCGCCGTCCCCCCCGCGACCTCGGCATCGGCGATCTGGCGGTTGAGATCCGCGACCGTGTCCATCAGGGCGCTCGCCTGCTCGACGGCGGCCGACAACTGCCCGTCCAACTGATGCCGCTGGTCGATGAGATCCTGCCGCAGCCCGCGCATAAACGAGGCGAGTTTCTCGCCTTGCTGCACGACCACGCCGTTCGCGCTCGTCTGGTTCGCGCTCTCCGACCACACGCGGAAGAACTCGCCCAACTCGCCCGAGAGGCTGTTGTCCCCCAGTTCGCCCAGGGTCGCCTCGATCTGCGAGAGGATCTGCGCCTGCTGGCGTGCCGCCGCCCCCGAGCCCGCGCTCGACCACAGGCGCGCCTGCAACGCCATGTCCACCTGACGCCGGATGTTGTCGATCGTGACGCCCCGGCCAACGCTGCCCAACGGCGGCGTGCGCGACCCCGGCGTCGGCGACAGGTTCAACAACTGTCGCGAGTACCCCGGCGTCGCCGCGTTCGCGATGTTATTGCCGGCGACCTGGATCCCCACCTGCCCGGCCGAGAGACCCGAACGACCGATCTGAAGCGCCGATGTGAGACTCATCGTCCGTACTCCTCAGATCTCAACTCTTCAAATCCAGTGACGACACGACCGCCCCGGACGCCTCGACATACCCGCGACGCGAGTACGTCCCCGCGTGGCTCAACTGCTTCCCGACCTGGCGGACCAGACCGTCCATGTGTGCCGCCAGCGTCGTCGCCGCTTGCTTGATCGCCGCGCTCAACTCCAGCCAGAGCCGCATCACCCCGCGGAGATCCTCGGCCTTTCGCACGAGCGATCCACGCCGAGGCTCGCCCACGTGCCCCGCGATGTCCGTGAGCGCCAGCGACTTTCCGGGCACGATGATCGTCCCGCACGCGTCACGCACCAGCGTCTGTCGATCCCGATCGAGCAGCGCGATCTCGCCAAGGATCGTGCCTTCAGCCTTGGTGAGTTCCTTCAACGCCGCCGTGTCCGCCAGCCGGAGCGCCTCGCGATGGGCGTGTGCCAACTCCACCAGACGCGTGTACCGCTCGCTCAGCCGGTCGAGCAGCGACTCCAGTCGCGTGCCCACGGCTTCGAGCGTGATCGGCGTCGATGCCTTCGCGTTCGGGTGCTTCGGATTGGCCGACTTTGCCGCCACACTCATGCCGTTCGCTCCACGCGGATGCCCACCTGGGGCGCCACCCCATCGCGTCGCAGACGCTGTGCCATGGTGTCCACCAGTCCCCAGTTCGACGAGTGCACCAGACGCCGCGCAAGAATCGCGTCCATCATCGAGCCAAACGTGCGCTCCGCCTCGTTGGGTTTGAACGGCTCGGCGGCCTGGTTCGACGCCCGCATCTGCGACAGAATCGGCTGCACGAGCGCGATCGCCACCAACTCCTCCGCACTCTCGCGAGCCTCGTCCTTCTTGCCACTCGTTTTCGTTCGAGGATCCGTCGTTGCGCTCACTCTACCCATCACGCTCGCAAACGAATCCCGTTCATCCCCAACCCGATCGCGTGACACCCGGGCCAAACCACCCGGCGCACCAGCACCAGTGGCGCCCATGCGCCCGATCGAGTCCAGTGCCATGTCTCCCACACTCGCCATCTCTGCGTTCCCGCTTCAAGATCTCACTGAATTCCCAGCAACACCACCTCTACCGATGCCAGTTGTCCGATGCCCGATGCCTTTTCCCCTGTGCCTCGTGTCTGGTGCCTTCCGTCTAATCCACAATCAACTCCGCGTGCAGTTTCCCTGCTTTGTGCAGCATCTCGAGGATGTTGATCTGTTCCGGCGCGGGGATCTTGAGTTGCTTGAACGCCGCCAGCAGTTCCGACAACTTCGCGTTCTCTGATTCGCGACCGCGCGTTCCCACGCCCACCCACTTGCCCTGCTCGATCAGCGGCCTCTGGGCCGAGGGCGTCGGCGAGGGCGTCACCGTCGTGATGCTCAGATCCTTCTGCGTGATGGCGACCGGGCTGATCTCGACGTCCGCCGTCACGATGATCGCCCCTCGACGCGCGTTGTAGATCACCCGCGCCCCAAGCCCGAGGAGACTCGGGTTCACATCGGCCGACTCGACCGCCGCGATGAACGCCGCCTTGTTCTCCCGCTCGTAATCCGGGATCTGCACGCGGATCGTTCGATCGTCAACGACTTTCGCGACGCCCGGACCCTGGGGCTGCGCCGCCGCGTTGATCGCCGACGCGATCTCCGTCGCCGCCAGATACCCCACGAACGCCGGATCGATGATCATCTCGAAGGAGTCCTCGATCGCCGCGGGGATGACCTCCTTGATCATCTGGGCCCCGCCGCGGATCCGTCCCACCGTCGGCGTTCCAGTATCCTCGATCTCGATTGGTCCCTCGGCGATCGCGAACGGCTCCACGTGCGACGCCGTCGGCCCGCGCAGCGGCGCGAGATACAGCATGCCACCCTTGAGGCTCTTCGCGCTGTTCACGACGCTCACGATCGCGTCGAATCGATCGTCAAAACGGGCCCCGGCGTCGGGAATCGTCACCGACACCGTCACCAGCGCGACCGACTTGCTCTGGCTGAGTTCCTGGAGGTTCTGCGGCGCGTTCCCCGAGCGTGTCAGCGCCGCCGCCAGCGGGCGGGCGACGACCAGCTCCTTCCCCGAGTCCCCCGTGGCGTTCAGGCCGACGACCAGCCCGAAGCCCTGGAGTTTGAACTGCCCGTGTCCTTTGAGTCGCGTGAGATCACCGACCGTCGTCGCCCGAGCCGTGCTCACCGCGAACGTCATCGCCACGACCAATCCAAGTATCCATGCACGCATGGCGAGCCTCCGCGCCGGCAACCACACAACGCACTCCGGCGTGCAAGGCCACCACGCAACCGCCATGCCATGTCAACCGAGTACGCCGCCCACCACGAATGCCGAATGACGAACCACGGGTGTCGATCTCTGATGCCCGATGCCTGATCCCAGATGCCCGAGCCTAGAAGTTGAAGAGAAACTCGAACAACCTCGGGATCAGCCCCTTCGTCGCGCTGTCCTTCACCTGACCCGAGTTCTTCGAGATCAGCGTCAACTCCGCCAGTTGCGTCGAGAGCACCGTGTTGCTCTCGGTCACGTCCTCGCGGCGGCATTCCCCAGACAGGCTCACCACCTGCTCCTCCTCGTCGCGCTTGATCGTCCGCTTGGCCTCGATCACCAGCACGCCGTTGGGCTTGACGTCGATGATCGTCGCCGTCACGCGGTCGGTGAACCGGTCGTCGCGCGTGTAGGTCCCCTCGCCCTTGAACTTGTTGGAATGCGAGACGTCCGCCCCCACGATCTCGCCGCCATCCTCGCTCGTGAGTTGCGCCTCGAGCAGTTTCATGAGGTCGGGGAACTTCTTGAGCGACGCGCTGAACGCCGCGTCCTTCTTCGTGTCCAGTTTCTGCGATGCCGACTGCTTGCTCGACTCGGCGATGATGATCGTCACCTTGTCGTGCACGTTGAAGTCACGAGGTTTCGGCGGCTCCACGATGATCAGACTCACCGCGCGCAGCCCGGCGTTGGGGTCCGGTGCCCCATTCTGATCCACCGCCGGCGGATCGGTGTGCTGGAGCAGCATCTGCGCCATCGCCACGGGCGCGAGCGACGCGCCCATAGCAAGACCTGCCATCACCGCCAACCGCACGATTCCATGCGTCCTGGTCATCGATTCGTCTCCAATGCCGCGGCCGACAGTTCCGGCGCGACCTCCACCACCACATGCCCGCGCCCCGCCACGCGCGCCCGGATCGGCTCCTTCGCGCCCGGCGTCTTGCACTCGATCACGTCCCCCTCACGCCCGGCGCCCAGCGCCACCGCCGTCACGCGAACCACGAACGATCCGCTCAGGCAGTCCACGGCCACGCTTTCCCCCTTGCGCACGACGATCGGCGTCTCGACCGCCCGCGACGAGATCACCTCGCCCGTCCCCACGCGCGACCGCACGACCGACCCCGCGGCCATCGACGATTCCACAGGCGACTCGGCGATCCCCACCCATCGCTCTTCGATCGCGACCTCGTCACCCTGGATCTCGTGCCCCCGCTCCATCGTCTGACGCGCCACCGCCACCGACCTCCGAACCAGCACGCGCCCGCGCACCGTCCCCGTCGCGACGACGCGATCTCGCTCGTAGACACGCACCACGAGGCTCATCCGCTCCGACTGGCCCATCGGCTGCACCGTCATCGTCCGCCCTTCGAGCGAGACCCTCGCGAGTTCCGTCGGCAT encodes:
- the csrA gene encoding carbon storage regulator CsrA: MLVLSRQRDETIMIGDEIEITVVDIRGDKVRLGITAPTRIAVHRKEVYQAIRTENEQASRLSGSLGAISGAISPGPLRNRVGRASRLTAGTSGVRPSVEEGGSSRPPSQATGA
- a CDS encoding flagellar assembly protein FliW, with the protein product MEVRTTRFGTIEIAEDRVIQFPKGLLGFSDRRRFCLLEPGEDTCFFWLQSVDDPALAFVVTDPSLFVPEYSVPIRPEQMSELGLERLEDAQVFVIVNKVDQTLTGNLQGPLVINTISKSGEQMVLAEKRWTTRHSLMRVGAAARAMSA
- the flgK gene encoding flagellar hook-associated protein FlgK; this translates as MSLTSALQIGRSGLSAGQVGIQVAGNNIANAATPGYSRQLLNLSPTPGSRTPPLGSVGRGVTIDNIRRQVDMALQARLWSSAGSGAAARQQAQILSQIEATLGELGDNSLSGELGEFFRVWSESANQTSANGVVVQQGEKLASFMRGLRQDLIDQRHQLDGQLSAAVEQASALMDTVADLNRQIADAEVAGGTANSLRDQRDEAVTQLSEYMDVAVVDHGTQGYDVLVGSTPVVLGGTSRGLQLKRVTVDGSTELSISTRDDASSIQISSGIIGGMLSGRSEEVDRILGQLDQVAGQLIFQVNRLHGTGRNLAGITGATSTFGMTLAEQAMALNDPNNVSAAALPYGAKSGGFDVVVRNLSTNTTQTVRVSIDLDGVTNAGTPGFDDDTSVEDIRTALSGVSGLTATITPEGRLSVQAQDGFDFSFSEDSSDVVAMLGLNSYFNGTDAASIGVRSDLVSDPSRLTLGRIVDGAFIENGTSLKIAQLQDQTFVSLGGQSISESWRSTGEALGVKAAGAQTRANAAGLVRESLMAQRDSFSGVSIDEESIDLINYQRLYQGSAKLISIVDELTQQLINLV
- the flgN gene encoding flagellar export chaperone FlgN, coding for MSVAAKSANPKHPNAKASTPITLEAVGTRLESLLDRLSERYTRLVELAHAHREALRLADTAALKELTKAEGTILGEIALLDRDRQTLVRDACGTIIVPGKSLALTDIAGHVGEPRRGSLVRKAEDLRGVMRLWLELSAAIKQAATTLAAHMDGLVRQVGKQLSHAGTYSRRGYVEASGAVVSSLDLKS
- a CDS encoding flagellar basal body P-ring protein FlgI — protein: MRAWILGLVVAMTFAVSTARATTVGDLTRLKGHGQFKLQGFGLVVGLNATGDSGKELVVARPLAAALTRSGNAPQNLQELSQSKSVALVTVSVTIPDAGARFDDRFDAIVSVVNSAKSLKGGMLYLAPLRGPTASHVEPFAIAEGPIEIEDTGTPTVGRIRGGAQMIKEVIPAAIEDSFEMIIDPAFVGYLAATEIASAINAAAQPQGPGVAKVVDDRTIRVQIPDYERENKAAFIAAVESADVNPSLLGLGARVIYNARRGAIIVTADVEISPVAITQKDLSITTVTPSPTPSAQRPLIEQGKWVGVGTRGRESENAKLSELLAAFKQLKIPAPEQINILEMLHKAGKLHAELIVD
- a CDS encoding flagellar basal body L-ring protein FlgH codes for the protein MTRTHGIVRLAVMAGLAMGASLAPVAMAQMLLQHTDPPAVDQNGAPDPNAGLRAVSLIIVEPPKPRDFNVHDKVTIIIAESSKQSASQKLDTKKDAAFSASLKKFPDLMKLLEAQLTSEDGGEIVGADVSHSNKFKGEGTYTRDDRFTDRVTATIIDVKPNGVLVIEAKRTIKRDEEEQVVSLSGECRREDVTESNTVLSTQLAELTLISKNSGQVKDSATKGLIPRLFEFLFNF
- the flgA gene encoding flagellar basal body P-ring formation protein FlgA; its protein translation is MGVIAGLILGVLIGFVGADGADRVRLRGVALVDSGVVVRLADVASIEGPNADRLAGVVVSGGGGGTTIGVRDVERALKGESWINWGGLLLSGAECRVVVKEAIEAPEPGAAKGSTGKESTSRVASDNVMVRAIALQLARLVGVEDDGVRIEVDQMPTELARVSLEGRTMTVQPMGQSERMSLVVRVYERDRVVATGTVRGRVLVRRSVAVARQTMERGHEIQGDEVAIEERWVGIAESPVESSMAAGSVVRSRVGTGEVISSRAVETPIVVRKGESVAVDCLSGSFVVRVTAVALGAGREGDVIECKTPGAKEPIRARVAGRGHVVVEVAPELSAAALETNR